The [Clostridium] celerecrescens 18A genomic sequence AAAATACGGATAGTATTTTTTAATGGGCAGATAACGCATCAGTATGGCCATACCCATTGCAGGAAGAATGGCGCCTGCTGTTTTAAGTCCTGTCATAAACCAGGCCGGGATAATTGCATTTACTCCATTTACCACTGCCTCTCCAAAAATCAGTCCCAATGCGACCGGAATCACTCTGGAAAGGACCCAGGGCAGCAGTCCCAGTAAATTTGCCCGCTCCACTCCTTTGTAATCCGCATTTTCCGCACAGCGGTCTGCGTAATGCTGAAAGAATGAGTTGGTCATCCTTCCAAGAATGTCCATCTGAGTTAACAGCAATCCGATGGGAATGGCAAGACCGATTCCGTATTCTGCCCCCTGTCCGGAAATAATAGCATAAGCGGTACCCATAATCGCTCCTGATAAAT encodes the following:
- a CDS encoding PTS mannose/fructose/sorbose/N-acetylgalactosamine transporter subunit IIC, with amino-acid sequence MQGVSLLVVIGLILYTVIAVVDQISIQCGLYTPLFAAVITGALLGDLPTGLVVGATLQLMTLGVATYGGATVPDYLSGAIMGTAYAIISGQGAEYGIGLAIPIGLLLTQMDILGRMTNSFFQHYADRCAENADYKGVERANLLGLLPWVLSRVIPVALGLIFGEAVVNGVNAIIPAWFMTGLKTAGAILPAMGMAILMRYLPIKKYYPYFIIGFVLIAFGGATFTVMAAALIGLALAALHLSRVRERVAVQTLDDEEVEIDG